A part of Myxococcales bacterium genomic DNA contains:
- the trpS gene encoding tryptophan--tRNA ligase, with protein sequence MKKIILTGDRPSGRLHLGHYIGSLHSRLKLEQQFEQYVMIADVQALTDNFENPEKITQNVYEVAKDYIAVGLDPTKTTIFIQSQVPEITELTIYFLNLVSLGRLERNPTVKAEIKQKGFENSIPAGFLCYPVSQAADISIFQAELVPVGDDQLPMIEQTNEIVRRFNRIYNTQCLKECQAHLSASPRLLGIDGKAKASKSLGNTIFLADSPEEIKQKVFSMFTDPDHLQVSDPGKVEGNIVFHYLDAFHSNKEEVAQLKAHYQKGGLGDVTIKKILNQTLQDFLSPIREKRERLNSKDIKEMLIEGTKKARQRAQHTMTQVREVIGLNYF encoded by the coding sequence ATGAAAAAAATAATTCTTACTGGTGACAGGCCTAGCGGTCGTCTTCATTTGGGGCACTACATTGGCTCTTTACATAGCAGATTAAAGTTAGAGCAACAATTTGAACAATACGTCATGATTGCCGATGTTCAGGCACTGACCGATAATTTTGAGAACCCAGAAAAAATTACTCAAAACGTTTATGAGGTGGCCAAAGATTATATTGCAGTTGGTCTTGACCCCACTAAAACCACTATCTTTATTCAATCTCAGGTTCCAGAAATTACCGAACTTACCATTTACTTCTTAAATCTCGTAAGCTTAGGTCGCCTTGAAAGAAATCCCACGGTCAAAGCCGAGATTAAACAAAAAGGTTTTGAAAACTCTATCCCTGCAGGATTTTTATGTTACCCCGTAAGTCAGGCCGCAGACATCAGTATTTTTCAAGCTGAACTCGTACCGGTAGGCGATGATCAGTTGCCAATGATTGAGCAGACCAACGAAATTGTCCGTCGCTTTAACCGCATCTATAACACTCAGTGCCTTAAAGAATGCCAAGCACATTTGAGTGCATCGCCGCGTTTGCTTGGCATCGATGGCAAAGCCAAAGCAAGCAAATCCTTGGGCAATACAATTTTTTTGGCCGATAGTCCTGAAGAAATAAAACAAAAAGTATTTTCTATGTTCACCGATCCCGATCATTTACAAGTGAGTGACCCTGGAAAGGTTGAGGGAAATATTGTTTTTCATTATCTTGATGCCTTTCACTCTAACAAAGAAGAAGTAGCTCAGCTTAAGGCTCACTATCAAAAAGGTGGCCTTGGTGACGTCACCATCAAAAAAATTCTTAATCAAACTTTGCAGGATTTTTTAAGTCCCATCCGGGAAAAAAGAGAAAGGCTTAACTCAAAGGATATAAAAGAAATGCTCATAGAGGGCACGAAAAAAGCTCGACAAAGAGCTCAGCACACAATGACTCAAGTGCGTGAAGTGATAGGGCTCAATTATTTTTAG
- a CDS encoding aspartate-semialdehyde dehydrogenase: MKSISVIGATGLVGRELLHILEERSFPVSAVKLFCSERSRGEKIEFMGDEHVVEELISPEQIDSDIAFFAAGDKISRTFVDQVAHRGVICIDKSSALRMREDVALVVADVNDKGLKEHSSKIIATPNCVATPLAQVLSVINQQSPLESVVLSTYQAVSGAGKAGADELETQVRDLFNLRDSKSPVFGRRIAFNVLPFIPALSLIDEQGKTSEEKKIIEETQKILSLPELKMEVTCVRVPVFNSHSMSVNIATKNEIKLNDMLETLAKTPGIILIDEPTQGKYPTPLDASGEDMTLVGRIRPNTSVKYGLSLWIVSDNLRTGAALNAVRIAEKL, encoded by the coding sequence ATGAAAAGTATTTCAGTGATCGGAGCTACTGGTCTTGTAGGCCGCGAATTGCTCCATATTTTAGAAGAGCGTTCCTTTCCTGTGAGTGCCGTAAAATTATTTTGCTCCGAGCGTTCTAGGGGTGAAAAAATAGAATTTATGGGCGATGAGCATGTTGTAGAAGAGCTTATTTCGCCAGAGCAGATTGATAGCGATATCGCATTTTTTGCCGCTGGTGATAAAATTTCACGGACTTTTGTTGATCAGGTGGCCCATCGAGGAGTTATCTGCATTGATAAATCCAGTGCACTGCGCATGCGAGAAGATGTGGCTTTGGTGGTGGCAGATGTCAACGATAAAGGCCTAAAAGAGCATAGCTCCAAAATCATTGCTACTCCCAATTGTGTAGCTACGCCTTTAGCTCAAGTTTTATCAGTGATCAATCAGCAATCACCTTTGGAAAGTGTGGTGCTATCAACTTATCAGGCGGTCTCGGGCGCTGGTAAGGCAGGGGCTGATGAGCTTGAAACACAGGTGCGCGATTTATTTAATCTCAGAGACAGTAAATCGCCGGTATTTGGTCGACGGATTGCTTTTAATGTTTTGCCATTTATTCCGGCTTTATCTTTGATTGATGAGCAGGGAAAAACTAGTGAAGAGAAAAAAATTATCGAGGAGACTCAAAAAATTCTATCTCTACCTGAATTAAAAATGGAAGTGACCTGTGTCAGGGTACCGGTCTTTAATAGCCATTCCATGTCGGTGAATATAGCTACTAAAAATGAAATTAAATTAAATGATATGCTTGAGACGCTTGCAAAAACTCCAGGCATTATATTAATTGATGAGCCAACACAGGGGAAATATCCTACTCCTCTCGATGCTTCTGGGGAGGATATGACTTTGGTAGGTCGCATTAGACCTAATACATCGGTAAAGTATGGATTGTCATTGTGGATAGTGAGCGACAATCTTCGTACTGGAGCAGCATTAAATGCAGTGCGTATCGCTGAAAAACTTTAG
- a CDS encoding CTP synthase, whose product MVSHEPKYIFVTGGVISSLGKGIASASIGALLQARGLDVSILKLDPYLNVDPGTMNPFQHGEVFVTKDGAETDLDLGHYERYLNKDLGRENSTTAGQIYQEVLEKERNGEYLGATVQVIPHVTDQIKRVIKKAAHGHDILICEVGGTIGDIESLPFIEAIRQFRAEVGAENSVFVHVSYVPLIKSAGELKTKPTQHSVKEALSQGIQPDILLLRSEQAVPDDIKQKISLFCNVPASAVINCTDAQTVYQVPSMLHKEGIDDIIVNLLNIWARKPDLHQWEDVVYRFMNPLSEVCVAVVGKYVDLIESYKSINEALIHAGIAHQSKVRCRFIDAEKLNKDQVAKEFSTVDAILVPGGFGERGIDGKIMAIEYARTHNIPFFGICLGLQMAVIEYARHVAGLKDADSEEFNQHAKTKVIHMMETQLHVQKKGGTMRLGDHPCHIEPNTLAHKIYGKDDIQERHRHRFEVNNHYVDTLKKAGLVVSGTCPSVNLVEIIELKEHDFFIATQFHPEFNSRPSRPHPIFKSFIGAALKKRAGEKDQ is encoded by the coding sequence ATGGTATCTCATGAACCAAAATATATTTTTGTAACGGGTGGTGTTATTAGTTCGCTGGGCAAAGGGATTGCCTCAGCCTCGATTGGAGCATTATTGCAGGCTCGTGGACTTGATGTCTCAATCTTGAAGCTCGACCCTTATCTAAACGTAGACCCTGGGACTATGAATCCTTTTCAACACGGAGAGGTTTTTGTTACCAAAGATGGTGCAGAAACCGATTTGGATTTGGGACACTATGAACGTTATTTGAACAAAGATTTGGGTAGAGAAAATAGCACGACGGCTGGGCAAATTTATCAAGAAGTTTTGGAAAAAGAACGCAACGGAGAATATTTGGGTGCTACCGTCCAAGTGATTCCCCACGTTACTGACCAAATTAAAAGAGTGATCAAGAAAGCTGCTCATGGGCACGACATTTTAATCTGCGAAGTTGGTGGTACCATCGGCGACATTGAGTCTTTGCCTTTCATTGAAGCAATTCGACAGTTTAGGGCAGAGGTGGGAGCAGAAAATTCAGTCTTTGTTCATGTGAGTTACGTACCTTTGATCAAAAGTGCCGGTGAACTTAAAACCAAACCTACACAACACTCAGTCAAAGAAGCGCTCAGTCAGGGAATTCAGCCTGATATTTTATTGCTGAGATCTGAACAAGCTGTTCCTGATGATATTAAACAAAAAATATCGCTTTTCTGTAACGTGCCGGCCTCAGCGGTTATCAATTGCACCGATGCTCAAACAGTTTATCAAGTTCCGTCCATGCTTCATAAAGAAGGTATCGACGATATTATTGTCAACCTTTTAAATATTTGGGCAAGAAAGCCGGATCTCCATCAATGGGAAGATGTTGTTTATCGTTTTATGAATCCCCTCAGTGAAGTTTGTGTCGCTGTGGTGGGCAAATATGTGGATCTCATTGAAAGTTACAAGAGCATTAACGAGGCGCTCATTCATGCAGGCATAGCTCATCAAAGCAAAGTGAGATGCCGTTTTATCGATGCTGAAAAACTAAACAAGGATCAAGTAGCTAAAGAATTTTCTACAGTGGATGCGATTTTGGTGCCGGGTGGTTTTGGCGAGCGCGGTATTGATGGAAAAATAATGGCCATTGAATATGCTCGCACTCATAATATTCCTTTTTTCGGTATTTGTTTGGGACTGCAAATGGCGGTTATCGAATATGCTCGTCATGTAGCAGGGCTTAAGGATGCTGATTCAGAAGAATTTAATCAGCATGCCAAAACTAAGGTGATTCACATGATGGAAACTCAACTTCATGTGCAAAAAAAAGGAGGCACCATGCGCTTAGGTGATCATCCTTGCCACATAGAGCCGAATACACTTGCTCATAAGATCTATGGAAAAGATGATATTCAAGAGAGACATCGACATCGTTTTGAAGTGAACAATCACTATGTGGATACACTTAAAAAAGCCGGCCTTGTGGTAAGTGGTACGTGTCCAAGTGTGAATTTAGTCGAAATCATTGAGCTTAAAGAACATGATTTTTTTATTGCTACTCAGTTTCATCCTGAATTTAATTCAAGGCCAAGCCGTCCTCACCCTATTTTCAAATCCTTTATTGGGGCAGCTTTAAAAAAACGTGCGGGAGAAAAAGACCAATGA